From Eriocheir sinensis breed Jianghai 21 chromosome 16, ASM2467909v1, whole genome shotgun sequence, a single genomic window includes:
- the LOC126999267 gene encoding uncharacterized protein LOC126999267 translates to MATKQAAKAGGSGEQKKAAGGPQQEAKEKEAAKVSIKEGKTSPKPGSKDPPKDSKDSIKKPARDDKKDGGQGGGSGQERGRSGRPDDQRGRDRGRRNSRDRRDKEEREVCRNFLHNRCDRGSLCKYYHPRSSSRPRPGLDDSDHRRGSPTRGPGSGSGQIVCRDFIRNMCTRGTECRFYHPPSDSSGKKRQGSWLTFCHDFRNGHCLRNDCRFFHITRDDEESYRATGEIPLHIVDQAVRKAMVLDAALTGTRPTCKEFLRGLCNMQNCRFRHLNQREYEDEVFHALQEEFENLLGPPDRQPSSPQRGNPYPAPPMGGFHDPPHKYGTSPAEFREDMIPPEELRGPLLPPLSEYESDPKRPRYFSGDGIFPPEEYRDGGEPPRKWEERMDYEPAERGEANPRDAYRLMQEVYALRNENTEIRRNAEREITELKEEVRRVAEENVGLRHEAAKVRAQATEETMAQKAALDKLTMANNTLLEDLRKAEETARHMELEGREKLKALDTKQKTASVELDRKMDMMQKDAAQMRDALAKAANAQKKAEDEKAKLLAELDDLRAKMRGGGPPQPSSLRKDHHHHHHHSQQQHNSSGGYATKGAFPRDMMKERGGDVSGGGFPELLHGERRGLDSRDQDMRSLGMRGSDRYSPDAWSAADKNGRTQYGSGGGASPGYGMRGGTSDGDHSRGWHGSAPPQDTWSKGSGGSLMGEYQGEERVRGPTQSASMMRGAAYTSPGTNSGVGLLNLPMDGGDYAKPPPRTPQAGQVGLEGQYAGGQSMMHFEERDYSLSGYDTDSRAAQYGGGGGGHQQRTTGNWQQGGGEGGRGRGGMGQGWRRGKPF, encoded by the exons ATGGCCACTAAGCAGGCGGCCAAGGCAGGCGGCAGCGGGGAGCAGAAGAAGGCTGCTGGCGGCCCCCAGCAGGAGGCCAAAGAGAAGGAGGCAGCCAAGGTATCCATTAAGGAGGGAAAGACCAGCCCCAAGCCGGGCAGCAAGGACCCCCCTAAAGACAGCAAGGACTCCATCAAGAAGCCCGCTCGTGATGACAAGAAGGATGGGGGGCAGGGTGGTGGCAGCGGGCAGGAGCGTGGCCGCAGCGGCCGCCCCGACGACCAGCGGGGCCGAGACCGTGGCCGGCGCAACAGCAGGGACCGCCGCGACAAAGAGGAGCGGGAGGTCTGCCGGAACTTCCTCCACAACCGCTGCGACCGCGGCTCCCTCTGCAAGTACTACCACCCCAGGTCGTCCAGCCGGCCCCGCCCCGGCCTGGACGactccgatcaccgccgcggcTCGCCCACACGCGGCCCCGGCAGCGGCAGCGGCCAGATCGTCTGCAGGGACTTTATCCGCAACATGTGCACGCGGGGGACGGAGTGTCGCTTTTACCACCCGCCCTCAGACAGCAGCGGCAAAAAACGCCAAGGCAGCTGGCTCACCTTCTGCCACGACTTCCGCAACGGACACTGTTTGCGCAATGACTGCAG GTTCTTCCACATTACGAGGGACGATGAGGAGTCATACCGGGCCACGGGTGAGATCCCGCTGCATATTGTGGACCAGGCAGTGCGGAAGGCCATGGTGCTGGACGCGGCACTCACCGGCACGCGGCCCACTTGCAAG GAGTTCTTGCGAGGGCTCTGCAACATGCAGAACTGTCGCTTCCGCCACCTGAACCAGCGGGAGTATGAAGATGAAGTGTTCCACGCCCTACAGGAGGAGTTTGAGAACCTCCTGGGCCCCCCTGACCGCCAGCCATCCTCACCCCAGAGAGGCAACCCCTACCCTGCCCCTCCCATGGGGGGCTTCCATGACCCCCCGCACAAGTACGGCACCTCCCCGGCAGAGTTCAGGGAGGATATGATACCCCCGGAGGAACTGCGTGGGCCGCTGCTGCCCCCACTCTCAGAGTACGAGTCGGACCCCAAACGGCCGAGGTACTTCTCTGGCGACGGCATCTTCCCTCCGGAGGAATACAGGGATGGGGGGGAGCCCCCCAGGAAGTGGGAGGAGCGGATGGACTATGAGCCAGCGGAGCGTGGCGAGGCCAACCCCCGGGACGCCTACCGCCTCATGCAGGAGGTCTACGCCCTCAGGAATGAGAACACTGAGATCCGCCGCAACGCAGAGCGGGAGATCACAGAGCTGAAGGAGGAGGTACGGCGGGTGGCCGAGGAGAACGTCGGGCTGCGGCACGAGGCAGCCAAGGTGCGGGCCCAGGCCACGGAGGAAACCATGGCGCAGAAGGCGGCGCTGGACAAGCTGACAATGGCCAACAACACTCTGCTGGAGGACCTGCGCAAGGCCGAGGAGACGGCGCGGCACATGGAGCTGGAGGGCCGGGAGAAGCTGAAGGCGCTGGACACCAAGCAGAAGACGGCCTCCGTGGAGCTGGACCGCAAGATGGACATGATGCAGAAGGACGCCGCACAGATGCGAGACGCCCTGGCCAAGGCCGCCAACGCCCAGAAGAAGGCCGAGGACGAGAAGGCCAAGCTGCTGGCTGAATTGGACGATCTGAGGGCGAAGATGCGTGGCGGTGGCCCCCCCCAGCCGTCCTCCCTCAGGaaggatcaccaccaccatcaccaccactcccagcAGCAGCACAACAGCAGTGGCGGCTACGCCACCAAGGGCGCCTTCCCCAGGGACATG ATGAAGGAGCGTGGCGGTGATGTCAGTGGCGGCGGCTTCCCTGAGCTGCTGCACGGTGAGCGCCGCGGCCTGGACAGCCGTGACCAGGACATGCGCAGCCTGGGCATGCGTGGCTCAGACAGGTACTCCCCAGACGCCTGGAGCGCCGCCGACAAGAACGGCCGCACACAGTATGGCAGCGGTGGCGGTGCCAGCCCCGGCTATGGCATGCGGGGCGGCACGTCCGACGGGGACCATTCCCGAGGCTGGCATGGGTCTGCCCCACCCCAGGACACCTGGTCTAAGGGCTCTGGGGGGTCCCTGATGGGGGAGTACCAGGGGGAAGAGCGCGTCAGGGGGCCGACACAGAGCGCCTCGATGATGCGCGGGGCAGCCTACACCTCCCCTGGCACCAACAGCGGGGTCGGCCTGCTCAACCTGCCCATGGATGGCGGTGACTACGCCAAGCCTCCGCCCCGCACACCCCAGGCCGGCCAGGTGGGGCTGGAGGGCCAGTATGCCGGCGGCCAGTCCATGATGCACTTTGAGGAGCGGGATTACAGTCTGTCCGGCTACGACACTGACAGCCGGGCGGCCCagtatggcggtggtggtggcggccatCAGCAGCGGACCACGGGAAATTGGCAGCAggggggtggtgagggggggcgggggagagggggcatggggcaggggtggaggaggggcaaGCCTTTCTGA